The Methylomonas montana genome has a window encoding:
- a CDS encoding pilus assembly protein, whose amino-acid sequence MAFNLHKYPTARRLEATLALFTLFSATVNADVAQLPLFLTSSVKPNVMLMLDNSMSMAETLTVSSSGADYNPVTTYPTGANCSSNALPNSTTGTQTDSSLNTKTKCQNAGGSWSSSKNRCTVTVTTPVTYGTSIPSKFFGYKSGYTIGTKCFASNLSYTTSLSLPADVTTAAQRANYLNWYYGNEIAKAGTTSTRLQVAKNAANFLVDSLTSDTRLGFTTFNVDNGGMLWEAIDDLGDSKKTNIKNRINATSANAHTPLAETMADIGNYFTTGSSNVVLKAGTSNASTASKTSALPSALVNSTGWSGRTAISGEPTFSSSPIQQSCQRNFAVLITDGLPSSDRDISTNSYLNDYDGDCSGSHSNECTTFDMKKAYPYPGGNGATPNLSVANAGSNSSDYLDDVTQALYEMDLRPDLRNANESKKAKNNLTTFVVGFADDAINPNMPGVNPLPRDAALQGGGKFYFAGNEAELSASLASAFGFIAEQASASSSVATNSTQFQTDTLIYLAVFDSSDWSGNLQAFRILTEDLNGNKVLDPGEDTNSNGKLDAGAIGSKIWNAEALIPSPANRDIFSYDPSATTGKGIPFIWTSLNTSQQNILGSQAVVDYLRGDQTLEQSNGGTFKNRSNILGDIVNSDPLFVGRDDAGYATLPGSEGSSYGSFVSTTRRQMIYVGANDGMLHGFDASTGIDGGKELFAYVPNSVISSNLVTLTNPTYSHHYFVDGSAQSSDVFYGSAWHTVLVGSLGGGGKGVFALDITDPDTFGDSNVLWEFSSTNDADLGYTLPQASVVRMANGQWAAIVANGYNSLVGKAVLFIINIETGALIKKIEAETASGTNGLSSPVAVDSDNDKIVDYIYAGDLNGNLWKFDVSSSDTANWGVAYAGLPVFVAEDSLAATQPITAKPAVGKATANGQTSGVMIYVGTGKYFETGDNVVPTTPQVQSFYAIWDQCDKSSAVGCNGVVSGRTSLQQQSIIAETSSPTLADGATANSDVRITSHCEVGYGSTVPTTTGAPCTNNVNRRGWYMDLVSPVAGLQGEKVVSMPILRHGVVIFPTLIPNTNVCTAGGTSWLMELDQLSGARLAGTPIDLNGDGKVDANDMVMINGIAVAASGVKSQVGIVDTPAVINCENGIDCKYTSGSSANLWLVKEKAPESVNPTLLPARRQSWRQLL is encoded by the coding sequence ATGGCATTCAATCTTCACAAGTACCCTACAGCTCGTCGACTGGAAGCCACACTGGCGCTTTTTACCCTGTTCAGCGCCACGGTGAACGCTGATGTAGCCCAATTACCATTGTTTTTGACGAGTTCCGTCAAGCCCAACGTCATGTTGATGCTAGATAACTCGATGTCCATGGCGGAAACCCTGACGGTCAGCTCCTCGGGGGCGGATTACAACCCAGTGACGACTTATCCTACTGGCGCAAACTGTAGCAGCAATGCACTACCCAACAGCACCACCGGCACCCAAACCGATTCTTCCCTCAACACCAAAACCAAATGCCAGAATGCCGGCGGCTCTTGGAGTAGCAGTAAAAACCGCTGCACGGTGACAGTAACGACGCCGGTGACGTATGGCACCAGCATACCCAGCAAATTTTTTGGCTATAAGTCAGGCTATACCATCGGAACAAAATGTTTTGCTTCCAACCTTTCGTATACCACTAGCCTTTCGTTGCCCGCGGACGTAACGACCGCCGCCCAGCGAGCCAATTATCTGAATTGGTACTACGGCAACGAAATCGCCAAAGCCGGCACGACATCGACTCGTTTACAGGTTGCCAAAAACGCCGCGAATTTCCTGGTAGATTCTTTAACCAGCGATACCCGTCTAGGCTTTACGACCTTCAATGTCGATAACGGCGGCATGCTGTGGGAAGCGATTGACGATTTGGGGGACAGCAAGAAAACCAATATCAAAAACCGCATCAATGCCACTAGCGCAAACGCCCACACGCCGTTGGCGGAAACCATGGCGGACATCGGTAATTATTTCACCACCGGCAGCAGCAACGTCGTCTTGAAAGCGGGCACCAGCAATGCATCCACGGCAAGCAAAACCAGTGCGCTACCGAGCGCCTTAGTCAACAGTACTGGCTGGTCTGGGCGCACTGCAATTTCCGGCGAACCCACGTTTTCCAGCAGTCCCATACAGCAAAGTTGCCAGCGGAATTTCGCGGTGCTGATTACCGACGGTTTGCCTTCTTCCGATCGAGATATATCGACCAACAGTTATCTCAATGACTATGACGGAGACTGTTCGGGATCTCACAGCAATGAATGCACGACCTTCGATATGAAAAAGGCATATCCGTATCCCGGTGGTAACGGCGCAACGCCAAACTTGTCAGTCGCCAATGCCGGTAGCAATTCCAGCGATTATCTCGATGATGTCACCCAAGCCCTGTATGAAATGGATTTACGGCCGGATTTGCGCAATGCGAATGAATCGAAAAAGGCCAAGAATAATTTGACCACCTTTGTCGTCGGCTTTGCGGATGACGCGATCAATCCCAACATGCCTGGGGTAAATCCGCTGCCTAGGGATGCGGCGCTACAAGGGGGAGGTAAATTTTATTTTGCCGGTAACGAAGCCGAATTGAGTGCCAGCTTAGCCAGCGCCTTCGGCTTTATAGCCGAACAAGCCAGTGCATCCTCGTCGGTTGCCACCAATTCCACGCAGTTTCAGACCGATACGCTTATATATCTGGCCGTATTCGACAGCAGCGACTGGAGCGGTAACTTACAGGCTTTCAGAATCCTCACCGAAGACCTTAACGGCAATAAGGTACTCGATCCGGGCGAGGACACCAATAGCAATGGCAAACTCGATGCCGGGGCGATCGGGTCCAAAATTTGGAATGCTGAGGCGCTGATACCGAGTCCCGCCAATCGAGACATTTTTTCTTACGATCCTTCGGCGACAACCGGCAAGGGTATTCCCTTTATTTGGACCAGCCTAAATACCAGCCAGCAGAACATACTGGGCAGCCAAGCTGTAGTCGACTATTTGAGAGGCGATCAAACCCTGGAACAGAGCAATGGAGGCACCTTTAAAAACCGCAGCAATATCCTGGGGGATATCGTCAACTCCGATCCTCTTTTCGTGGGTAGGGACGATGCCGGATATGCGACTTTGCCCGGTAGCGAAGGCTCCAGTTATGGCAGCTTCGTAAGCACCACACGCCGTCAGATGATCTATGTCGGCGCCAACGACGGCATGTTGCACGGCTTTGATGCCAGCACCGGCATCGATGGCGGCAAAGAGCTCTTTGCCTATGTTCCCAATTCGGTGATAAGCAGCAATTTAGTCACGCTAACCAACCCAACTTATAGCCACCACTATTTTGTTGACGGCTCTGCGCAAAGCAGTGACGTGTTCTACGGCAGCGCCTGGCATACCGTATTGGTGGGCAGTTTGGGTGGAGGAGGCAAAGGTGTTTTTGCTCTTGACATCACCGATCCGGATACCTTCGGCGACAGCAATGTACTTTGGGAATTTTCTAGCACCAACGATGCCGATCTGGGCTACACGTTACCGCAGGCCAGCGTGGTGCGTATGGCTAACGGTCAATGGGCGGCAATTGTTGCTAACGGTTATAACAGTTTGGTCGGCAAGGCCGTGCTGTTTATCATCAACATCGAAACCGGCGCCTTGATCAAGAAAATAGAAGCAGAAACCGCAAGCGGGACTAACGGTTTATCTAGCCCGGTTGCTGTCGATAGCGATAATGACAAAATAGTGGATTACATCTATGCCGGCGATCTGAACGGAAATTTGTGGAAATTCGATGTCAGCAGCAGTGACACCGCCAATTGGGGAGTCGCATACGCCGGCTTACCCGTTTTCGTCGCCGAAGATAGCCTTGCCGCGACGCAGCCAATTACCGCTAAGCCGGCAGTGGGCAAGGCGACGGCTAACGGACAGACCAGCGGCGTGATGATTTATGTTGGTACAGGAAAATATTTCGAGACGGGTGATAATGTAGTACCAACCACACCGCAAGTACAAAGTTTTTACGCCATATGGGATCAGTGCGATAAATCCAGTGCAGTCGGTTGTAACGGCGTCGTATCGGGCCGCACATCGCTTCAGCAGCAGAGCATTATCGCCGAAACCAGTAGTCCGACACTGGCCGACGGCGCCACCGCCAATAGCGATGTACGCATAACCTCACATTGCGAAGTAGGCTATGGCTCCACGGTGCCAACCACAACCGGAGCCCCTTGCACCAACAACGTGAATAGACGCGGCTGGTATATGGATTTGGTTTCACCGGTTGCCGGATTGCAGGGCGAAAAGGTCGTAAGCATGCCCATCTTGCGACATGGCGTCGTAATCTTTCCCACCTTGATACCAAACACCAATGTTTGCACAGCGGGGGGAACGAGTTGGCTGATGGAGTTGGATCAATTGTCCGGGGCACGCTTGGCAGGCACGCCCATCGATTTAAATGGTGACGGCAAAGTCGATGCCAATGACATGGTGATGATAAATGGTATCGCCGTTGCCGCTTCTGGGGTCAAATCTCAGGTCGGTATTGTCGATACGCCGGCCGTGATCAATTGTGAAAATGGCATAGATTGCAAATACACCAGCGGCAGCAGCGCCAATCTCTGGCTGGTCAAGGAAAAAGCGCCCGAAAGCGTAAACCCCACGTTGCTCCCAGCCAGACGGCAATCCTGGCGTCAACTCTTATGA
- a CDS encoding HAD family hydrolase — MNAPEWLLFDLGGVLIESTVFENLNRLLAEPLDDASIKRRWLYSASVRLFELGEITAEEFAERFIAEWQLNLSETAFLMEFASWPRAFFPGAKQTLRELRKNHRLACLSNSNPLHWGRFGDFDTDFDVALFSHQLGVIKPDPEAFLLALDKCGVEPAAVYFYDDCAANVDTALSLGIKGFQVDGFESLRQLLRSQGLYPA; from the coding sequence ATGAATGCTCCCGAGTGGTTATTGTTCGATTTAGGTGGCGTCTTGATCGAAAGCACGGTATTCGAGAATCTGAATCGTCTGCTAGCCGAGCCGCTCGATGATGCGTCCATCAAACGGCGCTGGCTGTATTCAGCGTCGGTCAGGCTATTCGAGCTGGGTGAAATTACAGCCGAGGAATTTGCCGAGCGATTTATTGCCGAGTGGCAACTTAATCTGTCGGAAACGGCTTTCTTGATGGAATTTGCGTCGTGGCCCAGAGCATTCTTTCCAGGCGCAAAGCAAACCCTGCGCGAGCTTAGAAAAAATCACCGTCTAGCCTGTTTGAGCAATTCGAATCCGTTGCACTGGGGACGGTTTGGCGATTTCGACACAGATTTCGATGTGGCTTTGTTTTCGCATCAACTTGGCGTTATCAAGCCCGACCCGGAGGCGTTTTTACTGGCTCTGGACAAGTGCGGTGTCGAGCCGGCGGCGGTTTATTTCTACGACGACTGCGCGGCCAATGTCGATACTGCGCTAAGTTTAGGTATCAAAGGTTTTCAGGTCGATGGTTTCGAGTCGCTTCGGCAACTATTGCGTTCCCAAGGATTGTATCCGGCTTAG
- a CDS encoding SlyX family protein has translation MNEDRIIELEIKQAYQEDLIQALNQVVADQQKQIGKLEETCKLLHDKIKSLALDDRQPGAIDERPPHY, from the coding sequence ATGAACGAAGACAGAATCATCGAGTTGGAAATCAAACAAGCTTATCAGGAGGACTTGATTCAAGCTTTGAACCAAGTGGTGGCCGATCAGCAAAAGCAAATTGGCAAATTGGAAGAGACCTGCAAATTACTGCACGACAAGATTAAAAGCCTGGCACTGGACGACCGCCAGCCCGGCGCTATCGATGAGAGGCCGCCGCATTATTGA
- a CDS encoding RNA recognition motif domain-containing protein — translation MIVLIKNLPANTKESELRDLVVSSLKIGFIFPFWGGKIKKIGLFSVKELKSGRFIYYGILFFNSRKAGLRLIKKLNGKRFKRMVIEVREFIIRSRKNDRRLAQKNLSPDILERRKGERRRDVWADVSDEKRMQTSSSIFDRENVYLPRRTRDN, via the coding sequence ATGATTGTTTTAATAAAAAATCTTCCTGCCAACACTAAAGAATCTGAATTACGCGATCTTGTTGTCTCATCTCTGAAAATTGGGTTTATCTTTCCTTTCTGGGGAGGAAAAATCAAAAAAATCGGCTTATTTTCTGTGAAGGAACTTAAAAGTGGCCGTTTCATTTATTACGGCATCCTTTTTTTTAATAGTCGAAAAGCCGGGTTGCGTTTAATCAAAAAGCTCAACGGTAAACGCTTCAAGCGGATGGTTATAGAGGTAAGAGAATTTATTATCCGTTCAAGGAAGAATGATCGAAGGCTGGCTCAAAAAAATTTATCACCAGACATACTTGAAAGGCGCAAAGGAGAGCGTAGGCGTGACGTTTGGGCCGACGTGAGCGATGAAAAGCGAATGCAAACATCTTCCAGCATATTTGATCGTGAGAATGTTTATTTACCTAGACGTACGCGAGATAACTAA
- a CDS encoding cation diffusion facilitator family transporter, producing MSHADSTSAIVYAFAANLGIALTKTGAAAWTGSGSLLAEAIHSFADCGNQVLLFIGMKRSARAATQQHPMGFGRESYIWSMMVAITLFSVGGLFSIHEGWLRYQAPQAVENAGVALLILLIAVVLEAFSLKAALSAMQTERGNRGLWQWFRETQSSELMVVIGEDLAALLGLVIAATMLSLTLVTGNPLYDALGSILIGMLLIIVAVLVGHEVHSLLLGEADKQIRDRVRIYLEKQPGVNRVLNLWAISHGKQVMVAIKAELQADLSVREAVESINAMEKQIKIDHPRINWVFFEIDNSD from the coding sequence ATGTCCCACGCCGACTCGACCTCTGCCATCGTTTACGCTTTCGCCGCCAATCTGGGTATCGCGCTCACCAAAACAGGCGCGGCAGCCTGGACCGGTTCCGGCTCGTTGCTGGCGGAAGCGATTCATTCCTTTGCCGATTGCGGCAATCAGGTCTTACTGTTTATCGGCATGAAACGCTCGGCGCGCGCCGCGACCCAGCAACATCCGATGGGTTTTGGCCGGGAATCGTATATCTGGTCGATGATGGTGGCGATTACCTTATTCTCGGTCGGCGGCCTGTTTTCGATCCACGAGGGTTGGCTGCGTTATCAAGCACCACAGGCCGTGGAAAACGCCGGCGTGGCCCTTTTGATTTTACTGATAGCCGTAGTATTGGAGGCTTTTTCGCTGAAAGCCGCGCTGAGTGCGATGCAGACCGAACGCGGCAATCGCGGTTTGTGGCAATGGTTCCGAGAAACCCAATCCAGCGAATTAATGGTGGTGATCGGCGAGGATTTAGCGGCATTGCTTGGCCTCGTGATCGCCGCCACAATGCTGAGTTTGACGCTGGTCACCGGCAATCCGCTTTACGATGCACTGGGTTCGATACTGATCGGCATGCTATTGATCATCGTGGCGGTTTTGGTCGGCCACGAAGTGCATTCCCTGCTGCTCGGCGAAGCGGATAAGCAGATTCGCGACCGAGTTCGCATTTATCTGGAAAAGCAGCCCGGCGTCAATCGTGTGCTGAATTTGTGGGCCATTAGTCATGGCAAGCAGGTGATGGTGGCGATCAAGGCCGAGTTGCAGGCGGATTTGAGTGTGCGTGAAGCCGTCGAGTCGATCAATGCCATGGAAAAACAGATCAAAATAGATCACCCTCGGATAAATTGGGTCTTTTTCGAAATCGATAATTCTGATTAA
- a CDS encoding D-alanyl-D-alanine carboxypeptidase family protein, with translation MLQSPLAAARYAAIVIDADTGRVVHETESTQRWYPASLTKVMTMYMTFLALESGDLRLSDTVYASRHAAMQPPSKLGLRTGQSLTVEQAIMAVTTRSANDAAVALAERLGGTESNFAAMMTQHARRLGMYNSSFENASGLPNDGQISSARDLALLSAIMIRDFPQYYHYFSATEFRYKGRVMPNTNRILKSYPDADGLKTGFTCGSGYNLIASAKRNGHRLIGVLLGAHSSGERFEQMGNLLDMGFANSDRGLIGEHISQLKDYSALPPPFQLSSNRCAGSAEQMGADSGSSRYEPIRINAPYNSRREKMTQLAEAKPQSRSNNWTVNMGNYPRKIDANVNLQRARNALGPLAKTGQPRIVKTRMKGSTAWRAQWTGLQQDDSQDFCRRLHAKNMDCSASAPVARTLATAQPKPIRRSHRKT, from the coding sequence ATGTTGCAAAGCCCTCTTGCGGCCGCCCGTTACGCCGCTATCGTGATCGACGCCGATACCGGCCGCGTGGTTCACGAAACCGAATCCACCCAACGCTGGTATCCGGCATCGCTGACCAAAGTCATGACCATGTATATGACTTTTTTGGCGCTGGAATCCGGCGATCTTAGGTTGAGCGATACGGTGTACGCCTCCCGGCACGCCGCGATGCAACCCCCTTCCAAACTGGGCTTGCGCACTGGTCAGAGTCTGACGGTGGAACAAGCGATCATGGCGGTCACCACCCGCTCCGCGAACGATGCCGCCGTGGCGCTGGCGGAAAGATTGGGTGGCACGGAAAGCAATTTTGCGGCGATGATGACCCAACATGCCCGCCGTCTGGGCATGTACAACAGCTCGTTCGAGAACGCCAGCGGTCTGCCGAACGACGGCCAGATCAGCAGCGCCCGCGATTTGGCTTTGTTGTCGGCGATTATGATTCGAGACTTTCCGCAGTATTACCATTATTTTTCGGCGACCGAGTTTCGTTACAAGGGCCGGGTAATGCCCAACACCAACCGCATTTTAAAAAGCTATCCGGATGCGGACGGCTTGAAAACCGGCTTTACCTGCGGCTCCGGCTACAACCTGATCGCCTCGGCCAAACGTAACGGCCACCGGCTGATCGGCGTGTTATTGGGTGCACATAGCAGCGGCGAACGCTTCGAGCAAATGGGCAATCTGTTGGATATGGGCTTTGCCAATAGCGACCGAGGCTTAATCGGCGAACACATCTCACAATTGAAAGATTACAGCGCGCTGCCACCGCCGTTTCAATTATCGTCCAACCGCTGCGCCGGCAGTGCCGAGCAGATGGGCGCCGATTCCGGCAGCAGCCGTTACGAGCCCATCCGCATCAACGCACCTTATAACAGTCGCCGCGAAAAAATGACCCAGTTAGCTGAAGCTAAACCGCAAAGCCGTAGCAACAATTGGACGGTCAACATGGGCAACTACCCTAGAAAAATCGATGCTAACGTCAACCTGCAACGCGCTCGCAACGCCTTGGGGCCATTAGCAAAAACCGGCCAGCCGCGGATCGTCAAAACCAGAATGAAAGGCAGCACGGCTTGGCGAGCACAATGGACCGGTTTACAGCAAGACGATAGCCAGGACTTTTGCAGACGGCTGCACGCCAAAAATATGGATTGCAGCGCTTCGGCGCCAGTCGCCCGCACCTTAGCCACCGCTCAACCTAAACCGATACGCCGCAGTCACCGCAAAACCTGA
- a CDS encoding hemerythrin domain-containing protein — MRILLISTAFSGLTQRYYTELEDAGYTVSVELHLGDETKLLEGVELFKPNLILCPFLTRRLPKAIYQNYRCLIVHPGIKGDRGPSSLDWAIQSGLDDWGVTLLQADDEMDSGAIWASKTFPLRAATKSSIFNREVTQAAVDCLWEALSYFDAPHFQPERLDYMRPDVTGQLRPQIKQADRAIDWKKHSTEQILQRIRAADGTPGVLDQIYGQAFYLYNAQRAEQLRGKPGEIVAIANQAICRATIDGAVWIGHLKAKLPDGNGIKLPAALALQDWLPKPVNGLHGLFGKTLKIIDIDHTKPGRQLACQEVWFEIEGKAAYIHFAFHNGGMSTAQCRLLLFVYRHVATLDVKVIVLMGGEDCWSNGIHLNHIEVADNPAEESWQNINAIDDLIYQIVTTLDKLTVAALSGSAGAGGAILAIAPDKVLVRDGVIFNAHYKNMGELYGSEYWTYLLPKRVGLSMANQLTEQRLPISAKKAWRIGLVDKVLDRQHAIFTAQVKHLVGSYLTTQAELTALLNEKAETRCEDEAAKPLASYRRFELTQMYVNFYGNDAYHLARQCFVFKKAQVKTPDNIAKHRQLAILKSPQPGSLVHFAWQESYALGDEKIDEQHKDFFVLAAKLLAAESKEAMTDTMFDLYQHVKVHFGEEEAFMKQVGFHHYKNHVKEHNLMLEKLLAMDNKIQQGTWNAGEVTSFIDKWTRHILNSDMAFNQHWKEMFKFCV, encoded by the coding sequence ATGCGTATTTTACTCATATCAACCGCATTTTCAGGGCTAACCCAACGCTATTACACGGAGCTCGAAGACGCCGGCTATACGGTGTCCGTGGAGTTGCATTTGGGCGATGAAACCAAGTTGTTAGAAGGCGTCGAACTGTTCAAGCCGAATCTGATTCTCTGTCCATTTTTAACCCGGCGGCTACCTAAAGCGATTTACCAAAACTATCGATGTTTGATCGTCCATCCCGGTATCAAGGGCGATCGCGGTCCTTCGTCGTTGGATTGGGCCATTCAATCGGGCTTGGACGACTGGGGTGTGACTTTGCTGCAAGCGGATGACGAGATGGATAGCGGCGCGATTTGGGCCAGCAAGACCTTTCCGCTCCGTGCCGCGACCAAAAGCAGCATCTTCAATCGTGAAGTCACCCAGGCGGCGGTCGATTGCCTCTGGGAAGCGTTGAGTTATTTCGATGCGCCCCATTTCCAGCCGGAGCGGCTGGATTACATGCGGCCGGATGTGACGGGCCAATTGCGGCCGCAGATAAAACAAGCGGATCGCGCTATTGATTGGAAAAAGCACAGTACCGAGCAGATATTGCAGCGAATACGGGCGGCGGACGGTACGCCCGGCGTGTTAGACCAGATTTACGGCCAGGCCTTTTATCTCTACAACGCGCAGCGAGCAGAGCAATTACGCGGCAAGCCCGGTGAGATCGTTGCTATCGCCAATCAGGCCATCTGTCGGGCAACGATAGACGGTGCGGTGTGGATCGGTCATCTGAAAGCTAAATTGCCGGATGGCAATGGCATCAAATTACCCGCCGCGCTGGCGCTGCAAGACTGGCTGCCCAAACCGGTCAACGGCTTGCACGGCTTATTTGGCAAAACCTTAAAGATTATCGACATCGATCATACCAAGCCCGGCCGGCAATTGGCCTGTCAGGAAGTCTGGTTCGAAATCGAAGGCAAAGCGGCTTATATCCATTTTGCTTTTCACAACGGCGGCATGAGTACCGCGCAATGCAGATTGCTGCTGTTCGTCTATCGGCATGTTGCGACTCTGGATGTGAAAGTCATCGTGCTGATGGGCGGCGAGGACTGTTGGTCCAACGGCATTCATCTCAACCATATCGAAGTCGCCGATAATCCCGCCGAGGAATCCTGGCAAAACATCAACGCCATCGACGACCTGATTTATCAAATCGTCACTACGCTGGATAAATTGACCGTTGCTGCGCTGTCCGGCAGCGCCGGCGCGGGCGGAGCGATATTGGCGATCGCACCGGATAAGGTACTGGTCAGGGACGGTGTGATTTTTAATGCGCATTATAAAAACATGGGCGAGCTATACGGTTCTGAGTATTGGACCTATCTGCTGCCTAAGCGGGTCGGACTGTCCATGGCCAATCAACTGACGGAACAGAGGCTGCCGATCAGCGCCAAGAAAGCCTGGAGAATCGGTTTGGTCGATAAGGTTTTGGACAGGCAACACGCGATTTTCACCGCGCAAGTTAAACATTTGGTCGGCAGCTATCTCACCACTCAAGCCGAATTAACGGCTCTGTTGAACGAAAAAGCCGAGACGCGTTGTGAAGACGAGGCCGCCAAGCCGCTGGCAAGCTACCGGCGATTCGAGCTGACCCAAATGTATGTCAATTTCTACGGAAACGACGCCTATCATCTGGCCCGGCAATGTTTTGTTTTCAAAAAAGCCCAGGTTAAAACCCCCGACAATATCGCCAAACACCGGCAATTAGCCATTCTGAAATCGCCGCAGCCTGGCAGTCTGGTACATTTTGCCTGGCAGGAAAGTTACGCGTTGGGCGATGAAAAAATCGATGAACAGCACAAGGATTTTTTTGTGCTGGCTGCAAAACTGCTGGCCGCCGAAAGTAAGGAAGCCATGACCGATACCATGTTCGACTTGTACCAACACGTCAAAGTCCATTTCGGCGAAGAAGAAGCTTTCATGAAACAAGTTGGATTTCATCACTACAAAAACCATGTCAAGGAACACAATCTGATGCTGGAAAAGCTGTTGGCAATGGATAACAAAATCCAACAAGGCACCTGGAATGCCGGCGAAGTGACCAGCTTTATCGATAAATGGACTCGGCATATTTTGAATTCCGATATGGCGTTCAATCAGCATTGGAAGGAAATGTTTAAGTTTTGCGTGTGA
- a CDS encoding type IV pilin protein, translating into MNKQQAFTLVELMVTVAIVGILAAIAIPNYQESVKKSRRADAEGALLGLANAMERRFTEANSYCDAGGADGANSCGAAGTNDTGSPSIYPAQSPASGNAAYALTISAVTANTYTLLATPTGAQANDKCGTLTLTNTGVKGVSSASVAECW; encoded by the coding sequence ATGAATAAACAACAGGCATTCACTTTAGTTGAGTTGATGGTGACCGTGGCGATTGTCGGTATTCTTGCCGCTATCGCCATTCCCAACTACCAAGAATCTGTCAAGAAATCGCGGCGAGCCGACGCCGAAGGTGCGCTGTTGGGCTTGGCCAACGCCATGGAAAGACGCTTTACGGAAGCCAATAGCTATTGCGATGCCGGAGGCGCGGATGGCGCCAATAGTTGTGGCGCAGCAGGCACCAATGATACCGGCTCGCCATCGATTTATCCTGCTCAGAGCCCTGCGTCAGGGAACGCCGCCTATGCCTTGACCATTAGCGCGGTCACCGCAAATACCTACACATTGTTGGCCACGCCAACCGGCGCGCAGGCGAATGACAAATGCGGAACATTGACGCTTACTAATACGGGGGTAAAAGGTGTATCCTCAGCATCCGTAGCGGAATGCTGGTAG
- a CDS encoding GlxA family transcriptional regulator, with protein MTTFSFSKSDSFIFKHRKIGIVAFPNAQSLDISGPFEVFSFANYSLQRLGVSEQNVYSIKILADAPGPITTMSGLQIIADEAYGDPNSQFDTLLVAGGNIEGELSNTRLLDWIKIMSPRVNRLASVCTGAFLLAESGLLDGCKATTHWHYCQQLAKNYPRVQLEPDHIFVRDGHIFTSGGITSGIDLALAMLEDDWGQELALYVARFLVVFLKRPGGQSQFSTYLTCEASHRPDLRELQTWIMAHTGDDLHVEELAERMAMSPRNFARLFLAETGMTPAKFVEMARIDQARHLLETTEIAVETVADKAGFKDPERMRRAFIRQLGVNPQNYRQRFSGAIAG; from the coding sequence ATGACTACTTTCAGTTTCTCCAAGTCTGATAGCTTTATCTTCAAACACCGGAAAATCGGTATCGTGGCGTTTCCCAATGCCCAGAGTTTGGATATTAGCGGCCCCTTCGAAGTGTTCAGTTTTGCCAACTATTCATTACAAAGACTAGGCGTCAGCGAGCAAAACGTTTATTCGATCAAGATTCTGGCGGATGCGCCGGGGCCGATCACCACCATGTCCGGTCTACAAATCATCGCCGACGAGGCTTATGGCGATCCCAACAGCCAGTTCGATACCCTATTAGTGGCTGGCGGCAATATCGAAGGCGAGTTGTCCAATACCCGCTTGCTCGACTGGATCAAGATAATGTCGCCCAGGGTCAATCGTCTGGCTTCGGTGTGTACCGGCGCGTTTTTACTGGCTGAATCCGGTTTGCTGGACGGCTGCAAGGCCACTACCCATTGGCATTACTGTCAGCAATTGGCCAAGAATTATCCCCGTGTACAGCTGGAGCCTGACCATATCTTCGTCAGGGATGGACATATCTTCACCTCGGGCGGCATCACCTCGGGTATCGATCTGGCTTTGGCCATGCTGGAAGACGATTGGGGACAGGAGTTAGCGCTATACGTTGCCCGCTTTTTGGTGGTGTTTTTGAAACGTCCCGGTGGTCAATCGCAATTCAGTACCTATTTGACCTGTGAGGCCAGTCATCGTCCGGATTTACGCGAGCTGCAAACCTGGATCATGGCGCATACCGGCGATGACCTGCACGTCGAAGAACTGGCCGAGCGCATGGCGATGAGTCCGCGCAATTTTGCTCGGCTATTTTTAGCCGAAACCGGCATGACACCAGCCAAATTCGTGGAAATGGCGCGTATCGATCAAGCGCGGCATTTGCTGGAAACCACGGAGATAGCCGTGGAAACGGTCGCCGACAAGGCGGGTTTTAAAGATCCCGAGCGGATGCGTCGGGCGTTCATTCGCCAGCTCGGCGTCAATCCGCAAAATTACCGGCAACGCTTTAGCGGGGCGATTGCCGGGTAG